In Drosophila ananassae strain 14024-0371.13 chromosome 4 unlocalized genomic scaffold, ASM1763931v2 tig00000256, whole genome shotgun sequence, the sequence ctacttgtggtccgtttcacggaagcaacactagaagtagactggtatgccgcggattctacttgtgaaccgttttacacaggattactagaagtaggttgattttaagtgccgtggttcagacactgagtaacgagacgattgactctgatttcggaactgtctttatttcagaagaataactcttatataagatgctaaattatacatcattaaatctaagaaaggtcaaagttctggacgtgctaaactaaggttaatgccagggtcacccaactctgagtctgctgactcagattgtttgttcatgtactgcttgcgcatttcggcttagctggctggtttttacttgcatcggtcagtcggtcattcttcccgctgatatgctgcttctgcttttggcgccgtctactagtgctgggttaataggttggatatagttttatgcttattactaattgtttataggtaagaaaatcggttagtgggtttttatattgcgacatgctgacgcatattgattggatcaaattactaagtgtgcatatagggtagtaggtcttggcactaggtgccaacagtgTCTTTTAACATTAGTGAGAATTATGAGAATTATGCTTAATTAAGTCAATGAGCAATTCTTGCTGCAAAGAATTATGATGTACACGCACTGAATTCAACCATTCAATCAAAAATTCCTGGCTATATGGTGGCACATCTTTTGATTCCATAACAAATCCCGATGATGTAGTAAATTATCCAACGGAGTTTTTGAACTCTCAATAGCTACCAGGCTTTCCACCACATAACTTGCAACTCAAAGTTGAAACAGTTATTATGATATTGCGAAGTTTAAATCCACCGCGACTTTGAAACGGTTATCAACTTTCGGTAAAAAGCCAAATTTGATTGAGGAAACCATTATTAACAGAAAGTTCGCAGAAGAAAATGTATGTCTTCCTCGAATACCAATGATTCCATTTGACTCCAAAAGATTTAAATTTCCACTTCGCCTTAAGTTCGCAATGACAATTAAGAAGTCGCAAGGCCCATCGCTGAGTGTTTGCGGGATACATTTAGAAATAGGCGCAtgtttgaaattgtttttcaCATGGGCAGCTATAGGTTGCGTGTTCACGAGTTGGGAAATCATCCGTTTTGGTTGTGTTAACGTCagaccaaaaaacaaaaatggtgtttaccAAAGGGCACTTCAATGACACGGATAATTTGTGATACGTACGATTCAGTATTCATTTCCATTTACTTGGATAAGTTCAACTAAATAACACTTTATATTTGTATGTGAATGTAATATAATatgttatattatatttaaatgaattCATTACTGTTgtgaaatgaaacaaaaaaaaaattcttgaTCTTTTAATCACCAAAAGAAATAAAGCCATCTGGTGGCGAAACGGAGATCGCCGGGTTTGCTAgtcttatatataaaattctcatgTCACGGTGTTAGTGTCTCTACTCCTCCGAAATGGCTCGACCGATTTTCGTGAAATTTTGTGGGCATATTCGTTAGAGCATTTACATCAGGTGCATCAACTTCAGGTGCAAAAACACTGCTGTATTCTGATGTTCCACGATATTTTACATGGGCTCAATCAAAAAAATGGATGTCCCGCCAGAGAGGGCACCAGTTGATGCGTGCCCCGGTTTATTCAAATCAAATACATTGTGCCGTGTATGTACAGTCAATCCACTGCAGACTGAGTGTTTTAATTTGCGACTGTTGTTGGTTAATGTCACCAatgacatctccgaccctataaagtatatatattctttatcaggatcacctcctgaatcgatataagtatgtccgtctgtctgtctgtctgtttctacgcaaactagtctctcagttttaaagttatcgagttgaaactttgcacacatccttctttcgtTTGTAGCCAATATATAAGTCGGATCGGatgggatcggtcgactatatcctatagctgccatataactgattgatcgaaagtgccataactttggtgttttttaagttagagggttgggactttccacacatggtaTATTATCCCAAATGTACAAAATtccatagggatcggccgactatatcctatatatcatacaacgatcggaattggcataactttgctgttttttaaattagaaagatgggacttgatacagattccattttgggctgGCTTCAatgatatttttcattaatttcttaattaCTAATCGTGTACCATAAAACAGCCGTAGTGGGTTCAAGTTACGAAGTAGAATGATCGGAGCTCCAACCATCAATTGTAAATGGTGTGGCGGCATGCCTGGCAAATCCAATGAATTTAAGAACTCAATTGGATAATTCACAGTTTTGTTGCCATCACAAACTGCTTCAATAGATTTGTATGACACCAAGTCCCCAGGCAACAACTTTTGTAATTGTAAATTTATTGCATTGACGTCCACATTTTTTGCTGACAAAATCGCTATATCTACCAACCACTTATGATTTTCATATTGTGCGTGTACATtatgatatatgtacattATGATATATGCATATGGGAATATGCGATCAATGAGAGTATTTCGAGTCGACGATTGTGCAGAAGTCCGTTTGTAATTTTATACTTTCCCATCGCCAATATCTAACAGTTTTTTAGAGAAAGTTTCAGCGGTTGGATCCCGAATCATTTGAACGCATGTTCTTCGTCAGTTGTACTTTTTCAACTTTACGCCACAGTCACGATGATTTTAAGCAAGCATTGATTTCATTAACGTGCGTTGAACGTGGAAGAGTTTGTCTGAAATCACCTGGAAAGAGTAACAGAGAGCCGCCAAATATTTTATCATTGTTTTTTATATCCCTCAATGCATTGGTGGCCATTCAGTTTTCAAATGCGCAAATGATTTTGGTCCACCCTGAGATGGTGTAGTGTGTGTATATGTAGTTTTTACGTGTTGCAATTCATATTTTTGGTGTGAAAGATTGGTTATGTGTGTTGTATCTTTTACATTCCAAGTCTGCATGAACAAAGGTTTCTGTGGCTGTGGTGGTGTAAGTAATGGAATTGCGATTGTATGATGCCAATCTCGTGTCCTCACGCGTTGTCTTAATAGggaatttttatacccttacagagggtattgtaattttggtcaaaagtgtgcaacgcagtgaaggagacatctccgaccctataaagtatatatattcttgatcaggatcacctcctgagtcgatatgagcatgtccttctgtccgtttctacgcagtctctaagttttaaagctatcgagttgaaactttgcacacacccttctttcctttgcagacagtatataagtcggaacggccgggatcggtagctatatcctatagctaccatataactgatagatcggaaatgccataacttggttgtttttcaagttagaagcatgggagtttcaatggattcctctttgggcaatataattcaatatgccaaatttcataaggatcggccgactatatacaatccgctatatatctaataatataagatgcgtggtgccacctagcggactgtgactcaactgcaagggtatataaacttcggctcctcccgaagttagctttcctttcttgtttcttatTATATTTTGTCTTTCTTTACTTAAGTTCTGTGAACACACTTGTAAGCCAGCAACATGTCTTGTGCGGCGGCCTATGTTCACACGTCGTCCTCTAAGCATTAACTTACCACCTTAAAGACAAACCCTGCggttgaaattgaaaaataatttccacaATACACgtgattgatttgatggtttccaataaaaaatgtttccaAATTTTGTCACAATTTTtcaatatcggtttgtcacataaaattaactgagaagagaacaatgagtatctgtcaaacaatgtatcacgtaccagcgcctactattattgtagtctccattttatttagaaaacgtttgtatgggaaatagaaaaatgctgtttgaggattttcccggcatttattcgaatttttctcaccttttaaaccttccctagacctccacgaataattcaagaccaagataagataaatccgTTCAGCCGTTCTCGAGTTTTGGCGAGACTAACGAACagaaattcatttttatatatatagaagatatatattttatagggtcgCAGATTCTTTGGCTACATAAAAGCCTCTTTGAGCACACTAAGGCTTGCGGTCGTCACGGCGATTTACAGTGATCTTAAATAGTATAGTGGACACTTACCTATAGTGGCGAAGTACACATATATAGTAAAGCCACACATTATAGTAAAGTTACGTAGTCTGATTTTCTCTGGTCTGACAGTTTTCTGATTTTCTGATCAGTTACCGGTGCGTTTTCgagagctttatttaatgttcaaaATCTAggcattaataaaaaacaagcacCTTTAGATTTCaatcatagcttgcaaataactgttaaccgtttttttccTTACGCTTTTCCTTACCGAAacatgccgtttcggtttctCTCTGAGCAGCAGACTTTACTGGAGCAAACGGGAGAGCGGCTCAACGTTTGATGCTGCGGAGtgaccgagagataccgcgaaaGAGCGAGACAATatgaaaagaaattttttaagttatctAGTTCAAGTTCTAGTTATCtagactttattttattttgtgtgtAATGAATTTTAGATCGATATTACAAAGTTTATATAACTTCAATATATAATTCTATTACATTTTATCGATGACATTATATAACCGTTTTTATGCGGCTTCCTTTGCTAGTCGGTCTGCTTTTTCAACAACTTCCTCTATTGGTCCAACCATATAGAAAGCTACTTCAGGCAGATGATCATACTCTCCAGCAAGAATTTGTGAAAAGCCCTTTATAGTTTGTTCCAATGGAACCAGTTTTCCAGCATGCCCAGTAAAGACTTCAGCGACTTGGAATGGCTGCGATAAGAAGCGCTGAATCTTGCGAGCACGTGCGACAGTAAGTTTGTCTTCCTCAGACAACTCATCCATTCCCAGGATGGCAATAATATCCTGAAGAGATTTGTAATCCTGTAAAATTTTCTGAACACCACGAGCCACATTGTAATGTTCTTGACCAATAATGTTGGGGTCCATAATACGGGATGTGGAATCCAGAGGGTCTACCGCTGGGTAGATACCTAACTCAGCAATCGCACGAGACAAAACGGTTGTAGCGTCCAAGTGAGCAAAAGTAGTTGCTGGTGCAGGATCAGTTAAATCATCAGCTGGCACATAAATAGCCTGCACAGAGGTAATGGATCCCTTCTTAGTGGTAGTAATACGTTCCTGCATAGAACCCATGTCGGTGGCCAAAGTTGGTTGGTAACCTACGGCCGAAGGAATTCGTCCCAACAAAGCAGACACTTCAGAACCAGCTTGGGTGAATCGGAAAATGTTATCAATAAAGAGTAGTACATCTTGTCCTTCTTGATCACGGAAATATTCAGCTACAGTCAGACCAGTTAAAGCAACACGAGCACGGGCACCTGGTGGCTCGTTCATCTGACCGTAAACCAAAGCTACCTTTGATGTTTTATCTTTCAGTGAAATGACACCAGATTCAATCATTTCATTATACAAGTCATTTCCCTCACGAGTTCGTTCGCCGACTCCAGCAAAAACTGAGTATCCACCATGGGCTTTGGCCACGTTATTAATCAGCTCCATAATCAAAACAGTTTTTCCAACTCCAGCGCCTCCAAACAAACCGATTTTTCCACCCTTAGCGTAAGGGGCCAGAAGATCAACGACTTTAATTCCAGTGACCAAGATCTCCTGCTCCACTGACATTTCAACAAACTCGGGAGCCTCCGCATGAATGGGAGCTGTCTTGTCGGTTGGAATTGGACCACGCTCATCAATAGGTTCaccttaaataaatatttaaaaatgtatttcccATAATGCGTTACAGCAATAAAGAATACGTAAATTTCACTTACCTATAACATTAATAATGCGTCCCAAGGTTTCAGCCCCAACTGGAATACGGATGGGGTAGCCAGTATCTAGAACCTTCTGTCCGCGAACCAAGCCCTCGGTACCATCCATGGCAATAGTGCGCACAGTGTTTTCACCCAAGTGCTGAGCTACTTCTAGTACTAAGCGTGGAGTGCGATTGTCAACTTCCAAAGCGTTCAATATTGGCGGCAAGTTATCATCAAATTGCACGTCGACAACAGCTCCAATGACGGCCACAATTTTGCCATTGGCCCCAGCAACTGCTTTGGCAGCTGCTTTCGCGGCATGTCCGCGAgctgaaaaaattttatcagataaaaaaaacctttcttataaaattgtagttttttgtttacaaagaaaaatattaggAAGGTAAAATATACCTAAAAGAAAATTAGTTTTgagtttacaaaatttttttttggacagattacatatattaaaatgtatgtacatatgtacatatgtccAGCATTACAtcacaaaaattattttaaaaaaatagtaaatcgTAATAGATACAATTTTCTAttgtaaatataaaaaataaaaagcacaATGATGTACTTACATTACTTGAATATTACtgattaaaaagttttatatgtaaaaaaaatattacataattttcaattttaatatatttagaGTCCCggaatcttttatttttctgcataAAATACTTAATTAAAAGGGaatagaataaaatatttcatagtTAAGCAAtatcaaaaattattaaaagttttaaaCACAAAGTTATGCAACCAATTTTTCTTCAATCGTTAAATCATTAGAAACGTTTAGGTTATGTTGAAAATTACAATTGACACATATTTCATAAGGGGAATACTATTTTTACGGGATTTTAATATAGAAATTatgaaaagtattttttaatacttaCACAATTGCCCCAAAAATGGGAGCAAGTTTTTGTCGGCTTTGGAAGCAGCACGTAACGCGAACATTCTTCGGATTCTTCAGAACTGCGTGTAGCAAAAGCGCCTATTAAAATTTCAGCATAAGACAGTGTGGCCAGAGGTTGGATAGTAAAATAACCCACAAGATAGTCTATGCTGAATCCTCTCatttagtatttttaaaaTCGATACCCCATGTACTGAAATAATTTCAATGCAAGAGTTTGACAATGgggtttaaatattttattactaCCGCCCTTGGataatgaaaaattttatttcaacaaTGAAATACAATGAAATGGAAATAGGTGAAAAAAAGTTTGTAAAATGTCAGGGTCTGTTCGACACCAAATACTAAGATCAATCAAAACAATAAGTACCAGAAATGGCCAAGGGGATGTATTTACAGATTTCTGCAGCAGTGAttccaatattttttcgaaaaataagacagttgagaaaaaaaaacaggaaaataggatgaaattattaaaaaaaaggatagaaaaaagaacaaaaagtttttttaagtaattttattttttattattaaggtAATAGTTTTAAGGCATCtttgattatttttctttcgtCATTATTGCTGTCCTCGTAAGTAGCCATGGAGCCAATTAAATGGATATACTTTTCAGGCAAGTTATAATTATGACCTGTTGGCAAAATGGAAAATCATGTATCTACCTCTAAACGGTTCCCATTTTGGTTTTCACCAAGTTTACTTGGCTAACACCCTCTCTACCTCAGAATTTGACCATGGCAATGAAAGCAGGCTGAGAGCAAAATTCACCAGGTCCTCATAGGGGCTGCCTGAAGAATCCCGATACCCCTTCACTGCTGACCAAAATGTTGAAgtattttccatattttcccAATTTATTAGGTGAATATTGGAatattgttaaattattttgcttttaatCTCACAATTTTATCTACcgggaaaaaagaaaaattggcATCACTGATCTGCAGGGATGAACGTTTTTACAGGCCCCAGCGATAAACTATAAACTGTTATCTTTCAAAACTTTCGACAGTGTAACTGAAAGAATTGCATGAAAATTTTAGTGTAATAATCAGAAAACATGTGCAAAATCTTGGCAAAGTCACCTATAATTTCTGTAAAGTTATACTGAACCAGCTTTCAAAGAGATTTGTGCTTTAAAACAAAGTACTCAGATAGACAAAAACTGTTTTTTAGCTATGAGCCTAGAACTCAGATCAAAAAACATGGTTGACTTgcaaaatagtttttttttctagtgGGAACGAATTTTTTGGGTTCACTCAAACTGATGTATTGTATGTACTATGGTTCTACTGTCAATCAGCCGTGTTTGtttacaaaaaatgtatttgaatttgaatcaaaaaatttaaaaaaaaaagttcaattAAACAGAATGTTGGGTAAAAACGATTGTCAAAAAATTTGCAGCTTTAATTATGGCAATTATAGAGAAATATCGTCCCACATTTGTCTTCTGCAATAAGCATCAAACTGCAATTATTATCAAAAAGTTTCTTGTGTAGCAATTCCAAATTGCTGCCAAATTTCAATTAACTTAATAAGATTGATGATTTCTATTTAACCGtcatttaaaaatttgaaattagCTATCTAGTGCCTAAATATTCTTTtcatgaaaaaaattatttttggattcagtGTGTCAAAAGTGAATGTTTGTTCTAGAAAAACTTGTagttttgcattttactaTATCTTAGACGGCTTTGGGAAGGTaggccaataaaaaaaaaagtaattaatttgtatacccttgcagagggtattataaatttggtcaaaagtgtgcaacgcagtgaaggagtcatctccgaccctataaagtatatatattcttgatgaggatcacctcctgagtcaatatgagcatgtccgtctgtcggtttctaggcaaactagtctttcagttttagagctatcgagtatTGAAACTTTAGATCAGTTTTAGAGCTTTCGAGTATTGAAACTTTgaacacatccttcttttccttgcaggtagtatataagtcggaacggccgggatcggtcaactatatcctatagctgccatataactgattgatcgaaaatgccataacttcgctgtttttcaagttagaaggatgggagtttcagtggATTTCTCTTtgtgcaaaataattcgatatgccaaagtTCATGAGAATCGActgactatatacgatccactATTGACGCCAATCTAGATCCCAGGGATTGCCTTTAACACTCTGGACTCGTACTGAGCAACTATATGAGCGTTATATTCTGTTGAAAATATACCTTCCTGACGCATTGGACCATCCTTTCCCAGGCGCCGCCCTCAGCTGGGTTAGCCGGACAGTTGAAGATCCATTCGATTCCTTTGGACGACAGCTTGCCCTGAATCCTTTCTGGCTCGAAAACATCGTTGAATCTTCTGGCTTCTCGATGGGCTCCAACGAAGTTTTTCTCATTGCCGCTTCTCATCTTCACCACCGGTCCTCGCCGGCTCATGAAGTTCCTCATGGCGATGATGCAGAAATCTGTAGATAAATCTAGGCCATATCCAAGTAGATGGCTCTCGTTGTTAAACAGGTGAACAGTGCGACCCACCTTTTCTCGACGCGACGTCCAACTGTCACGTGCAACGGTCCAAAATAATCCAGGCCCGTGTACTTGAATGGCCATCCGTTGGCTTCCAGGCGGTCCTCTGGCAAGGGACCCATTATTGGCTGTATCGGTTGGACCCTCCGCAACTTGCAAATGCGGCAGTCAGTCACCACCTTTCGTAGCAGCCTTCGTAAGCTCGTTATCCAGAGCTTCTTCCGTATCTCGCCTATGGTCGCATCCTGGTTCTGATGCTCCATCTTTTCATTTCGATGGGATAGTATGATAGGGCGCCGGCGCTATATGGCACACATGCGGCGGCGTCGATCCTTCCCCTTACGAAACGTGGCCGCATGACTCCGTAGTCGTCGAAATACGGGGAGAGCCCTCGTAGTTGGCTGCCTTCTTTCGGAATCTTTCCTGTCCTGTCCCTATCCTCTTCAGAGAACGCTTCACTTTGCGCTTGCCGGATCAATTTGCGCTCCGCTTTGGCGCATTCTTTAGCCGCGAGTCCATACTTCTCGCTGTCGCTATACTGGCCGCGACATCGTCGGACGAATCTAAGGGCTCAAGCCGTGGGCTCAAGCCTTTCGCCGAGCTGGAGGAAAACCGACACAGGTCAAAACCGGCACTTGCATGTAGCTCTCTTACTCGTTTTGAGACGGCAATAGCTTCATCATCGTCTGCATAGCTGTCTACGTAGTCGTCCACGTAGTGGTACTCGTTAATGGCCAGGACCGCCCGGGGATCAGTGTGCACGTGCCTTGCAGCATTTACGGTCTTCACGTGCTGCGCTGAGCATGGCGAACAAGCTGCTCCGAACGTCATCACTGTCATCTCGTAGATCTCCGGGTTCCTTTGGTCGTCTCCATGTCTCCACAAGAATCTCTGTGTGCATCTATCTTGGGGCTGTATCAATACCTGGTGCAACATATCCTTGATGTCCGCACAGACTCCCACGGCTCCTTCCCTAAAGTGGAAGAGGACGGCAGGGAGTGACTTGTAGTTCTGGGGGCCTTTCAGTAGTGCTGAGCTTAGAGATACGCCGTTCACTTTGGTTGCTGCATCGAAGACTAGGCGGATCTTCCCAGGTTTGTTTGGGTTCTCGAACCCTAAGTGCGGCAGGTACCACAACTTGCCACGGCTGCCGTAGGTGGCCTCCAGCTGCTCTAGTCGTCGTGCGTATCCCTTCTTGACGTAGTCATCCACAATTCCATTGTAGGCCTGCGCGAAGTTCGTGTCGCGCTTCATTTTCCTTTCGATGTTGACGAGTCATTGTAGTGCCATGTGGTAACTGACTGGCAGTCTCATCTCGTCATCCTTCCATAGCAGCCCAGTCTGGTATCGTTGGCCTATCCGTTTAGTCGTCCTCTACAAGATTCCAAGTACCCGTTCATCGTCGCTGGGTGTAACCGGTGGCGCTGGCTTCACTCCACTTCTCTACTTCGAAATAATCGCTGACTATCTTCTCCAGAGCGTCATCCTGAGTAACGGCTAGAAGGCACGATCTCTCCATGAGTGTGCTCGCTTGACGCCTCACTGGTCCATAGACTACCCATCCTAGTTTGGTAGCTGCTGCGTATGGTCCTCCAGTACCGAAGCTTCTGGTCTGCAGAGGTATTCCTAGGTGCGCGTGTTCCAGTCCAATAAGGATCCTTGGCGCTGCGTTGCTGTACGGCTTCACTGGTTGGCGTGCGCTCGCCCTTACCGTCTTGACATCTTCCCGACGTAAGCTCTGCATCGGTAGACTTAGGTTGCTCATTGCGTACACGTTCCTTAAACCGTGTCGCTTCGGTATGCCTGCTCCGCTGATCTGCAGACTAACCATCCTTGTTGGTTCTCTGGCGGATTTACCGCCAAACCACTGTACGTTTAGTTGTCGACTCACGCCCTTTAGGTGTAGGCTTCGGACGAGTTCGTCGTCTATGAGCGTCACAGACGATCCCTCGTCGAACAGAGCGTACGTGTCCACCTGTTGCTTCTCCCCGTACAGCGTCACGGGCAGAACTCGGAACAGCAGGTGGCCTCCATCCGAATGGACACAGCTAAGGTTTCGATGTGGCATCTGCTGGCCGCATTGGTTCTCATTGTCCATACGCCCGGCGCTTTTCAAGCTTGTTGCAGGGCCCATGGAAATGTTGCTCGCTGTTGGATCCGCTGACTGCGGCATCCCCTTACGTTGACTGATGACCTCGTGCAGTTCCCGTCTGTGGCTGCTCCGTAGCTCCCTCCTATGGCCACCATCGGTCTGTTGTGACCGTCTGGGGCTATCGGCTTCGTCATGCAACAAGTAGTGATGCTTCCTCTGGCATCCTGCATTTGCGGCTCCTCTTGCAGAGCCGTGACATGTGTCCGGTTTCCAGGCACGCGAAACAGATCCGATGCTTCTTGACGAACTCCATCCGCATCCTGGCAGGGGCGTTGTTGAACTCCTTGCAATCCTTGATGACGTGTTGCCCTTTACACATGAGGCAACCTCTGGGGTGGTCGGTGTACCCGTTCCGTTCCATGATTTCCTGATGCTCGTCTTGCATCGGAGGCTCCAGGTTTGCATTTGTATGTAACACCTTTCGCTTTGGGTCTTTACTGCTCACGTCCGTGATGGTACATACTAGCTTGGCGAGCTCGTTTAGCCACTCACTCATGTGCACAATCGTCGGATACGGTTTTATCGTGGCCGCGTACATTGCCCAGTATAGCCTCTTACTTAGGGGCAATTTGGCGATCAGC encodes:
- the LOC6504552 gene encoding ATP synthase subunit beta, mitochondrial, with the translated sequence MFALRAASKADKNLLPFLGQLSRGHAAKAAAKAVAGANGKIVAVIGAVVDVQFDDNLPPILNALEVDNRTPRLVLEVAQHLGENTVRTIAMDGTEGLVRGQKVLDTGYPIRIPVGAETLGRIINVIGEPIDERGPIPTDKTAPIHAEAPEFVEMSVEQEILVTGIKVVDLLAPYAKGGKIGLFGGAGVGKTVLIMELINNVAKAHGGYSVFAGVGERTREGNDLYNEMIESGVISLKDKTSKVALVYGQMNEPPGARARVALTGLTVAEYFRDQEGQDVLLFIDNIFRFTQAGSEVSALLGRIPSAVGYQPTLATDMGSMQERITTTKKGSITSVQAIYVPADDLTDPAPATTFAHLDATTVLSRAIAELGIYPAVDPLDSTSRIMDPNIIGQEHYNVARGVQKILQDYKSLQDIIAILGMDELSEEDKLTVARARKIQRFLSQPFQVAEVFTGHAGKLVPLEQTIKGFSQILAGEYDHLPEVAFYMVGPIEEVVEKADRLAKEAA
- the LOC123258142 gene encoding uncharacterized protein LOC123258142, translating into MFTHHGSHNTASRYLRHHLGPMEQRVWQMDGRHADQPEEAYQCTALKNNQRLVKALKGEAKTAVKSLLIHPSNVQAIMEQLRFRYGRPEQLIRSQLEIVRDLQPIQEHNIGRIVTFATRVSILAAFLQSTDAGYQHIGNPTLMEELIAKLPLSKRLYWAMYAATIKPYPTIVHMSEWLNELAKLVCTITDVSSKDPKRKVLHTNANLEPPMQDEHQEIMERNGYTDHPRGCLMCKGQHVIKDCKEFNNAPARMRMEFVKKHRICFACLETGHMSRLCKRSRKCRMPEEASLLVA